From a region of the Dictyostelium discoideum AX4 chromosome 2 chromosome, whole genome shotgun sequence genome:
- the cct6 gene encoding chaperonin containing TCP1 zeta subunit yields MLSMIKQQGAAADSRRGQALLLNISAGKGLQNVLKTNLGPRGTLKMLVGGGGDIKLTKDGKVLLHEMQIQHPTAALIARTATAQDDITGDGTTTNVITIGELLKQSERYLQENIHPRIIAEGFELAKDRCLAFLEEFKQTSQDTLDRELLISIAKTSLRTKLPADLADQLTEQVVDALLLIHKPEQPLDLFMVEIMTMQHRTDGHCSLIKGLVLDHGTRHPDMPKKLTNCFILTCNVSLEYEKTEVNANFLYKDHETRSRMIDGEHKLVAAKCRQIIELKNHVCDTPDKNFVVINQKGIDPICLDMLAKAGIMGLRRAKRRNMERLTLACGGTAMNSLEDLTPDCLGHADLVYEQTLGEEKYTFVEGVKNPFSCTVLIKGPTKHQIEQIKDALRDGLRAVKNTIEDKCVVPGGGAFQIAAYADLMKFKETITGRTKLGIQAFADALLVVPKTLAQNSGFDPMDTIIKLQEEYAKGHIVGLDVESGEPMDPVSEGIFDQYSVLKQVYRSSPVIASQLLLIDEIIKAGKGMRGSSVPEGQE; encoded by the exons ATGTTGAGTATGATTAAACAACAAGGAGCAGCAGCAGACTCTAGAAGAGGTCAAGCATTGTTGCTCAATATTTCAGCAGGTAAAGGTTTACAAAATGTCTTAAAAACCAATTTAGGACCAAGAGGTACACTCAAAATGttagttggtggtggtggtgatattaaattaactAAAGATGGTAAAGTTTTATTACATGAAATG caaattCAACATCCAACAGCAGCATTAATTGCACGTACAGCAACAGCACAAGATGATATTACTGGTGATGGTACAACAACTAATGTTATTACaattggtgaattattaaaacaatcaGAACGTTATTTACAAGAGAATATTCATCCAAGAATTATTGCAGAAGGTTTTGAATTAGCAAAAGATCGTTGTTTAGCATTTTTAGAGGAATTCAAACAAACCTCACAAGATACATTGGATAGAGAATTATTGATTTCAATTGCAAAAACATCATTAAGAACTAAATTACCAGCAGATTTAGCTGATCAATTAACTGAACAAGTCGTTGATGCTCTCTTATTAATTCATAAACCTGAACAACCATTAGATTTATTCATGGTTGAAATTATGACTATGCAACATAGAACCGATGGTCATTGTTCATTAATCAAAGGTTTGGTTTTAGATCATGGTACACGTCATCCTGATATGCCAAAGAAATTAACAAATTGTTTCATTTTAACTTGTAATGTTTCTTTAGAATATGAAAAAAC tgaagtTAATGCAAACTTTTTATATAAAGATCATGAAACTAGATCAAGAATGATTGATGGTGAACATAAATTAGTTGCAGCAAAATGTAGACAAATTATAGAGTTAAAGAATCATGTTTGTGATACACCAGATAAGAATTTCGTTGTTATCAATCAAAAAGGTATTGATCCAATTTGTTTGGATATGTTAGCAAAAGCAGGTATAATGGGTTTACGTCGTGCCAAACGTAGAAATATGGAGCGTTTAACATTGGCATGTGGTGGTACAGCAATGAATTCATTGGAAGATTTAACACCAGATTGTTTAGGTCATGCAGATTTAGTTTATGAACAAACCTTGGGTGAAGAGAAATATACATTTGTTGAGGGTGTAAAGAATCCATTCTCTTGTACCGTTTTAATTAAAGGTCCAACCAAGCATCAAATCGAACAAATTAAAGACGCCCTTCGTGACGGTTTACGTGCCGTTAAGAACACAATCGAAGATAAATGTGTTGTACCAGGTGGTGGTGCTTTCCAAATCGCCGCTTATGctgatttaatgaaattcaaaGAAACTATCACTGGTCGTACCAAATTGGGTATTCAAGCATTCGCCGATGCTCTTTTGGTAGTTCCAAAAACTTTGGCTCAAAACTCTGGTTTCGATCCAATGGATACCATCATTAAATTACAAGAGGAATACGCCAAGGGTCATATCGTCGGTTTAGATGTTGAATCAGGTGAACCAATGGATCCAGTAAGTGAAGGTATTTTCGATCAATATTCTGTATTAAAACAAGTTTATCGTTCTTCACCTGTTATCGCTTCTCAATTACTCCTCATcgatgaaattattaaagctGGTAAAGGTATGAGAGGTTCTTCAGTTCCAGAAGGTCaagaataa